A genome region from Carya illinoinensis cultivar Pawnee chromosome 2, C.illinoinensisPawnee_v1, whole genome shotgun sequence includes the following:
- the LOC122300468 gene encoding uncharacterized protein LOC122300468 isoform X2 has protein sequence MIFSELNDSEMVSLGKNDGEIKPIKTEPNVNTPDLQTQVLDSQFSPPSFSDEKLEAEDADELKYLQSTLPFDDTVPLEDAFETQEVNLAGETQVLNIGGETQVLDDPDCIEDMGTLILDDFNTQVASDIEGEGTEETEVFGDDDEQSDDESVRSCNGQSVDSEKIYPSLHDNSNKGFVERLDPLPYKDHGTETHLPTATHVVEGSHKPKAGPLRSGFTSVRVASFRASALGIHMALEGINKGSFYVTSKNQSWDVGDEVAQEHDVGQCYRKIKGLNDEKMCRVGSRTARKLFTEDSHDDYRGLPHNSNDVEREGLPQLPSCDDGLAGLSYVNSQEPAEFSQANALDFVDRFLKDNFRDFEQADHRKKTKGKSNSVPIARGPQSFAKKANDRNMLGEAGIFDWDDSREDEGGGDIFCRMKEKFFDTGGQGRRSFTQPQKPKGSRLDDYRGHEEHLDFNNKRMSLAHSDSKLMSHRPKVNEDTVQEMKLKKNLVSELDEQSNDNPCGEQMDTNFRKTGVPEMLDAAFDTQMAAEAMEALFHGEAIGGIANHDANDAHQGIEKDAKDPCRGSLVGTDSVIHSKKTSCRKRVSLTDVGVASQKKSKSMIAKLSKELSISLEKHFDNIRKQSGTELGRTKSRRNSIAEEFHTANGVSFPGTCTPVAHRTRQSLSVNQLKKPENVSSDHREEMNSLMEVCTLVEKSNSSLAILPSKVVKEKSSMTGFNKSGEINSTKTSQHEQLAPKLIANNNDSKIDALNHPRRRSHRNLSGQENGHDNLDGALQPSAQPKYMGKSISKCKRTRGDAKSPFNSNMKRKTRSGNASIYGKSGDMDDKITSKDLIGAKADKRFDRDTDASCHLCTGKPNARLEESPRDKCKPSASACTTPIPVNCKTSENAASPVCMGDEYFKLSCKRNLSRLSLLKEIRSLSAAGPEPASVSKDSRKRRDMSAVRVLYSHHLDEDIMKQQKKILARLGVSIASSIMDATHFIADQFVRTRNMLEAIASGKPVVTHLWLESCGQASCFIDEKNYILRDAKKEKEFAFSMPVSLARASQHPLLKGRRVLITPNTKPGKEIISNLVKAVQGQAVERTGRSTLKEDYIPEDFLVLSCEEDYAICAPFLEKGAAVYSSELLLNGIVTQRLEYERHRLFADKVKRTRSTIWIRKDDNQFLPVTKQK, from the exons ATGATCTTCA GTGAATTAAATGATTCAGAAATGGTTTCTCTTGGGAAGAATGATGGTGAAATTAAACCAATCAAGACGGAGCCAAACGTCAACACTCCCGATCTCCAGACCCAGGTCCTTGACAGCCAATTTTCACCTCCTTCATTTTCTG ATGAAAAGCTCGAAGCTGAGGATGCTGATGAGTTAAAATATCTCCAAAGCACTTTGCCTTTTGATGATACTGTTCCCCTTGAAGATGCATTTGAAACCCAAGAAGTGAATCTAGCGGGGGAAACCCAAGTATTGAATATTGGTGGAGAAACCCAAGTGTTGGATGATCCAGATTGTATTGAAGATATGGGCACCCTGATATTAGATGATTTCAATACTCAAGTTGCGAGTGATATTGAAGGTGAAGGAACAGAAGAAACTGAAGTTTTTGGTGATGATGACGAGCAGTCTGATGATGAATCAGTAAGAAGCTGCAATGGTCAGTCAGTGGACAGTGAGAAGATTTACCCTTCTCTTCACGATAATAGTAACAAGGGATTTGTGGAGCGACTTGATCCTTTACCATATAAAGATCATGGTACAG AAACCCATCTTCCAACTGCAACACATGTGGTTGAAGGCAGCCACAAACCAAAAGCTG GACCTCTACGGTCAGGGTTTACTTCAGTTCGTGTAGCATCATTTCGGGCATCTGCTCTGGGAATTCACATGGCTTTAGAGGGAATCAACAAGGGATCATTTTATGTCACAAGTAAGAATCAGTCTTGGGATGTTGGGGACGAAGTAGCTCAGGAGCATGATGTTGGACAATGCTACAGAAAAATAAAGGGATTAAATGATGAAAAGATGTGTAGGGTTGGTAGTAGAACCGCTAGAAAACTTTTCACTGAGGATTCACATGATGATTACAGAGGACTTCCTCATAACAGCAATGATGTTGAACGAGAAGGGTTACCTCAGTTGCCTTCTTGTGATGATGGATTGGCAGGATTAAGTTATGTGAACTCTCAAGAACCTGCAGAGTTTTCGCAGGCCAATGCACTTGATTTTGTGGACAGGTTCCTGAAAGACAATTTCAGGGACTTTGAACAAGCTGACCATAGAAAGAAAACTAAGGGAAAATCAAATTCTGTCCCAATTGCAAGGGGGCCACAAAGTTTTGCCAAGAAAGCCAATGATAGAAACATGCTTGGAGAAGCAGGGATTTTTGACTGGGATGATAGCCGTGAGGATGAAGGTGGGGGAGATATCTTCtgcagaatgaaagaaaaattctttgatACTGGAGGCCAGGGGAGAAGATCTTTTACGCAACCCCAGAAGCCTAAAGGAAGCAGACTAGATGATTATAGAGGCCATGAAGAACATTTAGATTTCAATAATAAAAGAATGAGTTTAGCTCATTCGGATTCTAAATTAATGTCCCATAGACCAAAAGTGAATGAAGATACAGTGCAAGAaatgaagttgaaaaaaaatcttgttAGTGAGTTGGACGAACAGTCTAATGACAATCCCTGTGGAGAACAGATGGATACTAATTTCCGCAAGACAGGTGTGCCAGAAATGCTAGATGCAGCTTTTGATACACAAATGGCTGCTGAAGCTATGGAAGCCTTGTTCCATGGTGAGGCCATCGGGGGCATTGCTAACCATGATGCTAATGATGCCCATCAAGGCATTGAGAAAGATGCAAAGGATCCTTGCAGAGGTTCTCTTGTAGGAACAGATAGTGTAATTCATTCAAAGAAAACCTCTTGTCGTAAGAGGGTAAGCCTTACTGATGTAGGGGTTGCTTCACAAAAGAAATCTAAGAGCATGATTGCCAAATTAAGTAAAGAATTGTCAATTTCGTTGGAGAAACATTTTGATAATATCAGGAAGCAGAGTGGAACTGAACTAGGCAGAACAAAATCAAGGAGAAACTCGATTGCTGAAGAGTTTCATACAGCCAATGGAGTTAGTTTCCCTGGTACTTGTACACCTGTTGCTCATCGAACTAGACAGTCATTGAGTGTAAATCAATTGAAAAAGCCTGAGAATGTATCCAGTGACCATAGGGAAGAGATGAACTCTCTGATGGAGGTATGTACCCTAGTAGAGAAAAGCAATAGTAGTCTAGCTATCCTGCCTTCGAAAGTGGTGAAGGAAAAATCTTCTATGACAGGTTTTAATAAATCTGGAGAAATTAACAGCACAAAAACAAGTCAACATGAGCAATTGGCTCCAAAGTTGATAGCTAATAACAATGATTCTAAAATTGATGCATTGAACCATCCCAGGAGAAGATCTCATCGAAATTTGTCAGGTCAGGAAAATGGACATGATAACTTAGATGGTGCACTTCAACCATCTGCTCAGCCAAAATACATGGGGAAATCTATATCCAAGTGCAAAAGGACAAGGGGTGATGCTAAAAGCCCTTTTAATTCAAACATGAAGAGGAAAACACGATCAGGCAATGCCTCTATCTACGGTAAGTCTGGTGATATGGATGATAAGATTACATCTAAAGATCTAATTGGGGCAAAGGCCGATAAGCGCTTTGATAGAGATACTGATGCAAGTTGCCACCTATGTACTGGAAAGCCAAATGCTAGATTGGAAGAATCACCAAGAGACAAATGTAAACCATCTGCTTCAGCATGTACTACTCCTATCCCAGTTAACTGTAAGACATCTGAGAATGCTGCATCACCTGTTTGTATGGGTGATGAATACTTCAAACTGTCATGCAAGCGGAACCTATCAAGACTGAGCCTTCTGAAAGAAATCCGTAGCTTAAGTGCTGCAGGGCCTGAACCTGCTTCTGTCTCAAAAGATTCAAGGAAGAGGAGAGATATGAGTGCTGTTCGAGTCTTGTACAGCCACCACTTGGATGAGGATATAATGAAGCAGCAGAAGAAG ATTCTGGCTCGACTAGGAGTTTCCATTGCATCTTCTATTATGGATGCCACACACTTCATAGCAGATCAATTTGTGCGAACAAGGAATATGTTGGAGGCTATTGCTTCTGGAAAACCAGTAGTGACACATTTATGGCTTGAGAGCTGTGGACAAGCTAGCTGTTTCATTGATGAGAAAAACTACATATTGAGAGATGccaagaaggaaaaggaatttGCCTTTAGCATGCCAGTTTCATTGGCACGTGCATCCCAGCATCCACTTCTGAAG GGTCGAAGAGTTTTGATTACCCCAAATACAAAGCCTGGGAAAGAAATCATTTCAAATTTGGTTAAAGCTGTTCAGGGCCAG GCGGTGGAGAGAACTGGCAGATCTACTCTGAAAGAGGATTATATTCCAGAGGATTTTTTGGTTCTATCTTGTGAAGAAGATTATGCAATCTGTGCACCTTTTCTTGAAAAAG GGGCAGCAGTTTACAGTTCAGAGTTGTTATTGAATGGTATAGTCACTCAGAGGTTGGAGTATGAAAG GCATCGCCTCTTTGCAGATAAGGTTAAAAGAACACGTTCTACGATATGGATCAGAAAGGACGACAATCAGTTCCTTCCTGTGactaaacaaaaataa
- the LOC122300468 gene encoding uncharacterized protein LOC122300468 isoform X1 produces the protein MIFSELNDSEMVSLGKNDGEIKPIKTEPNVNTPDLQTQVLDSQFSPPSFSVDEKLEAEDADELKYLQSTLPFDDTVPLEDAFETQEVNLAGETQVLNIGGETQVLDDPDCIEDMGTLILDDFNTQVASDIEGEGTEETEVFGDDDEQSDDESVRSCNGQSVDSEKIYPSLHDNSNKGFVERLDPLPYKDHGTETHLPTATHVVEGSHKPKAGPLRSGFTSVRVASFRASALGIHMALEGINKGSFYVTSKNQSWDVGDEVAQEHDVGQCYRKIKGLNDEKMCRVGSRTARKLFTEDSHDDYRGLPHNSNDVEREGLPQLPSCDDGLAGLSYVNSQEPAEFSQANALDFVDRFLKDNFRDFEQADHRKKTKGKSNSVPIARGPQSFAKKANDRNMLGEAGIFDWDDSREDEGGGDIFCRMKEKFFDTGGQGRRSFTQPQKPKGSRLDDYRGHEEHLDFNNKRMSLAHSDSKLMSHRPKVNEDTVQEMKLKKNLVSELDEQSNDNPCGEQMDTNFRKTGVPEMLDAAFDTQMAAEAMEALFHGEAIGGIANHDANDAHQGIEKDAKDPCRGSLVGTDSVIHSKKTSCRKRVSLTDVGVASQKKSKSMIAKLSKELSISLEKHFDNIRKQSGTELGRTKSRRNSIAEEFHTANGVSFPGTCTPVAHRTRQSLSVNQLKKPENVSSDHREEMNSLMEVCTLVEKSNSSLAILPSKVVKEKSSMTGFNKSGEINSTKTSQHEQLAPKLIANNNDSKIDALNHPRRRSHRNLSGQENGHDNLDGALQPSAQPKYMGKSISKCKRTRGDAKSPFNSNMKRKTRSGNASIYGKSGDMDDKITSKDLIGAKADKRFDRDTDASCHLCTGKPNARLEESPRDKCKPSASACTTPIPVNCKTSENAASPVCMGDEYFKLSCKRNLSRLSLLKEIRSLSAAGPEPASVSKDSRKRRDMSAVRVLYSHHLDEDIMKQQKKILARLGVSIASSIMDATHFIADQFVRTRNMLEAIASGKPVVTHLWLESCGQASCFIDEKNYILRDAKKEKEFAFSMPVSLARASQHPLLKGRRVLITPNTKPGKEIISNLVKAVQGQAVERTGRSTLKEDYIPEDFLVLSCEEDYAICAPFLEKGAAVYSSELLLNGIVTQRLEYERHRLFADKVKRTRSTIWIRKDDNQFLPVTKQK, from the exons ATGATCTTCA GTGAATTAAATGATTCAGAAATGGTTTCTCTTGGGAAGAATGATGGTGAAATTAAACCAATCAAGACGGAGCCAAACGTCAACACTCCCGATCTCCAGACCCAGGTCCTTGACAGCCAATTTTCACCTCCTTCATTTTCTG TAGATGAAAAGCTCGAAGCTGAGGATGCTGATGAGTTAAAATATCTCCAAAGCACTTTGCCTTTTGATGATACTGTTCCCCTTGAAGATGCATTTGAAACCCAAGAAGTGAATCTAGCGGGGGAAACCCAAGTATTGAATATTGGTGGAGAAACCCAAGTGTTGGATGATCCAGATTGTATTGAAGATATGGGCACCCTGATATTAGATGATTTCAATACTCAAGTTGCGAGTGATATTGAAGGTGAAGGAACAGAAGAAACTGAAGTTTTTGGTGATGATGACGAGCAGTCTGATGATGAATCAGTAAGAAGCTGCAATGGTCAGTCAGTGGACAGTGAGAAGATTTACCCTTCTCTTCACGATAATAGTAACAAGGGATTTGTGGAGCGACTTGATCCTTTACCATATAAAGATCATGGTACAG AAACCCATCTTCCAACTGCAACACATGTGGTTGAAGGCAGCCACAAACCAAAAGCTG GACCTCTACGGTCAGGGTTTACTTCAGTTCGTGTAGCATCATTTCGGGCATCTGCTCTGGGAATTCACATGGCTTTAGAGGGAATCAACAAGGGATCATTTTATGTCACAAGTAAGAATCAGTCTTGGGATGTTGGGGACGAAGTAGCTCAGGAGCATGATGTTGGACAATGCTACAGAAAAATAAAGGGATTAAATGATGAAAAGATGTGTAGGGTTGGTAGTAGAACCGCTAGAAAACTTTTCACTGAGGATTCACATGATGATTACAGAGGACTTCCTCATAACAGCAATGATGTTGAACGAGAAGGGTTACCTCAGTTGCCTTCTTGTGATGATGGATTGGCAGGATTAAGTTATGTGAACTCTCAAGAACCTGCAGAGTTTTCGCAGGCCAATGCACTTGATTTTGTGGACAGGTTCCTGAAAGACAATTTCAGGGACTTTGAACAAGCTGACCATAGAAAGAAAACTAAGGGAAAATCAAATTCTGTCCCAATTGCAAGGGGGCCACAAAGTTTTGCCAAGAAAGCCAATGATAGAAACATGCTTGGAGAAGCAGGGATTTTTGACTGGGATGATAGCCGTGAGGATGAAGGTGGGGGAGATATCTTCtgcagaatgaaagaaaaattctttgatACTGGAGGCCAGGGGAGAAGATCTTTTACGCAACCCCAGAAGCCTAAAGGAAGCAGACTAGATGATTATAGAGGCCATGAAGAACATTTAGATTTCAATAATAAAAGAATGAGTTTAGCTCATTCGGATTCTAAATTAATGTCCCATAGACCAAAAGTGAATGAAGATACAGTGCAAGAaatgaagttgaaaaaaaatcttgttAGTGAGTTGGACGAACAGTCTAATGACAATCCCTGTGGAGAACAGATGGATACTAATTTCCGCAAGACAGGTGTGCCAGAAATGCTAGATGCAGCTTTTGATACACAAATGGCTGCTGAAGCTATGGAAGCCTTGTTCCATGGTGAGGCCATCGGGGGCATTGCTAACCATGATGCTAATGATGCCCATCAAGGCATTGAGAAAGATGCAAAGGATCCTTGCAGAGGTTCTCTTGTAGGAACAGATAGTGTAATTCATTCAAAGAAAACCTCTTGTCGTAAGAGGGTAAGCCTTACTGATGTAGGGGTTGCTTCACAAAAGAAATCTAAGAGCATGATTGCCAAATTAAGTAAAGAATTGTCAATTTCGTTGGAGAAACATTTTGATAATATCAGGAAGCAGAGTGGAACTGAACTAGGCAGAACAAAATCAAGGAGAAACTCGATTGCTGAAGAGTTTCATACAGCCAATGGAGTTAGTTTCCCTGGTACTTGTACACCTGTTGCTCATCGAACTAGACAGTCATTGAGTGTAAATCAATTGAAAAAGCCTGAGAATGTATCCAGTGACCATAGGGAAGAGATGAACTCTCTGATGGAGGTATGTACCCTAGTAGAGAAAAGCAATAGTAGTCTAGCTATCCTGCCTTCGAAAGTGGTGAAGGAAAAATCTTCTATGACAGGTTTTAATAAATCTGGAGAAATTAACAGCACAAAAACAAGTCAACATGAGCAATTGGCTCCAAAGTTGATAGCTAATAACAATGATTCTAAAATTGATGCATTGAACCATCCCAGGAGAAGATCTCATCGAAATTTGTCAGGTCAGGAAAATGGACATGATAACTTAGATGGTGCACTTCAACCATCTGCTCAGCCAAAATACATGGGGAAATCTATATCCAAGTGCAAAAGGACAAGGGGTGATGCTAAAAGCCCTTTTAATTCAAACATGAAGAGGAAAACACGATCAGGCAATGCCTCTATCTACGGTAAGTCTGGTGATATGGATGATAAGATTACATCTAAAGATCTAATTGGGGCAAAGGCCGATAAGCGCTTTGATAGAGATACTGATGCAAGTTGCCACCTATGTACTGGAAAGCCAAATGCTAGATTGGAAGAATCACCAAGAGACAAATGTAAACCATCTGCTTCAGCATGTACTACTCCTATCCCAGTTAACTGTAAGACATCTGAGAATGCTGCATCACCTGTTTGTATGGGTGATGAATACTTCAAACTGTCATGCAAGCGGAACCTATCAAGACTGAGCCTTCTGAAAGAAATCCGTAGCTTAAGTGCTGCAGGGCCTGAACCTGCTTCTGTCTCAAAAGATTCAAGGAAGAGGAGAGATATGAGTGCTGTTCGAGTCTTGTACAGCCACCACTTGGATGAGGATATAATGAAGCAGCAGAAGAAG ATTCTGGCTCGACTAGGAGTTTCCATTGCATCTTCTATTATGGATGCCACACACTTCATAGCAGATCAATTTGTGCGAACAAGGAATATGTTGGAGGCTATTGCTTCTGGAAAACCAGTAGTGACACATTTATGGCTTGAGAGCTGTGGACAAGCTAGCTGTTTCATTGATGAGAAAAACTACATATTGAGAGATGccaagaaggaaaaggaatttGCCTTTAGCATGCCAGTTTCATTGGCACGTGCATCCCAGCATCCACTTCTGAAG GGTCGAAGAGTTTTGATTACCCCAAATACAAAGCCTGGGAAAGAAATCATTTCAAATTTGGTTAAAGCTGTTCAGGGCCAG GCGGTGGAGAGAACTGGCAGATCTACTCTGAAAGAGGATTATATTCCAGAGGATTTTTTGGTTCTATCTTGTGAAGAAGATTATGCAATCTGTGCACCTTTTCTTGAAAAAG GGGCAGCAGTTTACAGTTCAGAGTTGTTATTGAATGGTATAGTCACTCAGAGGTTGGAGTATGAAAG GCATCGCCTCTTTGCAGATAAGGTTAAAAGAACACGTTCTACGATATGGATCAGAAAGGACGACAATCAGTTCCTTCCTGTGactaaacaaaaataa
- the LOC122300468 gene encoding uncharacterized protein LOC122300468 isoform X3 has translation MIFSELNDSEMVSLGKNDGEIKPIKTEPNVNTPDLQTQVLDSQFSPPSFSVDEKLEAEDADELKYLQSTLPFDDTVPLEDAFETQEVNLAGETQVLNIGGETQVLDDPDCIEDMGTLILDDFNTQVASDIEGEGTEETEVFGDDDEQSDDESVRSCNGQSVDSEKIYPSLHDNSNKGFVERLDPLPYKDHGTGPLRSGFTSVRVASFRASALGIHMALEGINKGSFYVTSKNQSWDVGDEVAQEHDVGQCYRKIKGLNDEKMCRVGSRTARKLFTEDSHDDYRGLPHNSNDVEREGLPQLPSCDDGLAGLSYVNSQEPAEFSQANALDFVDRFLKDNFRDFEQADHRKKTKGKSNSVPIARGPQSFAKKANDRNMLGEAGIFDWDDSREDEGGGDIFCRMKEKFFDTGGQGRRSFTQPQKPKGSRLDDYRGHEEHLDFNNKRMSLAHSDSKLMSHRPKVNEDTVQEMKLKKNLVSELDEQSNDNPCGEQMDTNFRKTGVPEMLDAAFDTQMAAEAMEALFHGEAIGGIANHDANDAHQGIEKDAKDPCRGSLVGTDSVIHSKKTSCRKRVSLTDVGVASQKKSKSMIAKLSKELSISLEKHFDNIRKQSGTELGRTKSRRNSIAEEFHTANGVSFPGTCTPVAHRTRQSLSVNQLKKPENVSSDHREEMNSLMEVCTLVEKSNSSLAILPSKVVKEKSSMTGFNKSGEINSTKTSQHEQLAPKLIANNNDSKIDALNHPRRRSHRNLSGQENGHDNLDGALQPSAQPKYMGKSISKCKRTRGDAKSPFNSNMKRKTRSGNASIYGKSGDMDDKITSKDLIGAKADKRFDRDTDASCHLCTGKPNARLEESPRDKCKPSASACTTPIPVNCKTSENAASPVCMGDEYFKLSCKRNLSRLSLLKEIRSLSAAGPEPASVSKDSRKRRDMSAVRVLYSHHLDEDIMKQQKKILARLGVSIASSIMDATHFIADQFVRTRNMLEAIASGKPVVTHLWLESCGQASCFIDEKNYILRDAKKEKEFAFSMPVSLARASQHPLLKGRRVLITPNTKPGKEIISNLVKAVQGQAVERTGRSTLKEDYIPEDFLVLSCEEDYAICAPFLEKGAAVYSSELLLNGIVTQRLEYERHRLFADKVKRTRSTIWIRKDDNQFLPVTKQK, from the exons ATGATCTTCA GTGAATTAAATGATTCAGAAATGGTTTCTCTTGGGAAGAATGATGGTGAAATTAAACCAATCAAGACGGAGCCAAACGTCAACACTCCCGATCTCCAGACCCAGGTCCTTGACAGCCAATTTTCACCTCCTTCATTTTCTG TAGATGAAAAGCTCGAAGCTGAGGATGCTGATGAGTTAAAATATCTCCAAAGCACTTTGCCTTTTGATGATACTGTTCCCCTTGAAGATGCATTTGAAACCCAAGAAGTGAATCTAGCGGGGGAAACCCAAGTATTGAATATTGGTGGAGAAACCCAAGTGTTGGATGATCCAGATTGTATTGAAGATATGGGCACCCTGATATTAGATGATTTCAATACTCAAGTTGCGAGTGATATTGAAGGTGAAGGAACAGAAGAAACTGAAGTTTTTGGTGATGATGACGAGCAGTCTGATGATGAATCAGTAAGAAGCTGCAATGGTCAGTCAGTGGACAGTGAGAAGATTTACCCTTCTCTTCACGATAATAGTAACAAGGGATTTGTGGAGCGACTTGATCCTTTACCATATAAAGATCATGGTACAG GACCTCTACGGTCAGGGTTTACTTCAGTTCGTGTAGCATCATTTCGGGCATCTGCTCTGGGAATTCACATGGCTTTAGAGGGAATCAACAAGGGATCATTTTATGTCACAAGTAAGAATCAGTCTTGGGATGTTGGGGACGAAGTAGCTCAGGAGCATGATGTTGGACAATGCTACAGAAAAATAAAGGGATTAAATGATGAAAAGATGTGTAGGGTTGGTAGTAGAACCGCTAGAAAACTTTTCACTGAGGATTCACATGATGATTACAGAGGACTTCCTCATAACAGCAATGATGTTGAACGAGAAGGGTTACCTCAGTTGCCTTCTTGTGATGATGGATTGGCAGGATTAAGTTATGTGAACTCTCAAGAACCTGCAGAGTTTTCGCAGGCCAATGCACTTGATTTTGTGGACAGGTTCCTGAAAGACAATTTCAGGGACTTTGAACAAGCTGACCATAGAAAGAAAACTAAGGGAAAATCAAATTCTGTCCCAATTGCAAGGGGGCCACAAAGTTTTGCCAAGAAAGCCAATGATAGAAACATGCTTGGAGAAGCAGGGATTTTTGACTGGGATGATAGCCGTGAGGATGAAGGTGGGGGAGATATCTTCtgcagaatgaaagaaaaattctttgatACTGGAGGCCAGGGGAGAAGATCTTTTACGCAACCCCAGAAGCCTAAAGGAAGCAGACTAGATGATTATAGAGGCCATGAAGAACATTTAGATTTCAATAATAAAAGAATGAGTTTAGCTCATTCGGATTCTAAATTAATGTCCCATAGACCAAAAGTGAATGAAGATACAGTGCAAGAaatgaagttgaaaaaaaatcttgttAGTGAGTTGGACGAACAGTCTAATGACAATCCCTGTGGAGAACAGATGGATACTAATTTCCGCAAGACAGGTGTGCCAGAAATGCTAGATGCAGCTTTTGATACACAAATGGCTGCTGAAGCTATGGAAGCCTTGTTCCATGGTGAGGCCATCGGGGGCATTGCTAACCATGATGCTAATGATGCCCATCAAGGCATTGAGAAAGATGCAAAGGATCCTTGCAGAGGTTCTCTTGTAGGAACAGATAGTGTAATTCATTCAAAGAAAACCTCTTGTCGTAAGAGGGTAAGCCTTACTGATGTAGGGGTTGCTTCACAAAAGAAATCTAAGAGCATGATTGCCAAATTAAGTAAAGAATTGTCAATTTCGTTGGAGAAACATTTTGATAATATCAGGAAGCAGAGTGGAACTGAACTAGGCAGAACAAAATCAAGGAGAAACTCGATTGCTGAAGAGTTTCATACAGCCAATGGAGTTAGTTTCCCTGGTACTTGTACACCTGTTGCTCATCGAACTAGACAGTCATTGAGTGTAAATCAATTGAAAAAGCCTGAGAATGTATCCAGTGACCATAGGGAAGAGATGAACTCTCTGATGGAGGTATGTACCCTAGTAGAGAAAAGCAATAGTAGTCTAGCTATCCTGCCTTCGAAAGTGGTGAAGGAAAAATCTTCTATGACAGGTTTTAATAAATCTGGAGAAATTAACAGCACAAAAACAAGTCAACATGAGCAATTGGCTCCAAAGTTGATAGCTAATAACAATGATTCTAAAATTGATGCATTGAACCATCCCAGGAGAAGATCTCATCGAAATTTGTCAGGTCAGGAAAATGGACATGATAACTTAGATGGTGCACTTCAACCATCTGCTCAGCCAAAATACATGGGGAAATCTATATCCAAGTGCAAAAGGACAAGGGGTGATGCTAAAAGCCCTTTTAATTCAAACATGAAGAGGAAAACACGATCAGGCAATGCCTCTATCTACGGTAAGTCTGGTGATATGGATGATAAGATTACATCTAAAGATCTAATTGGGGCAAAGGCCGATAAGCGCTTTGATAGAGATACTGATGCAAGTTGCCACCTATGTACTGGAAAGCCAAATGCTAGATTGGAAGAATCACCAAGAGACAAATGTAAACCATCTGCTTCAGCATGTACTACTCCTATCCCAGTTAACTGTAAGACATCTGAGAATGCTGCATCACCTGTTTGTATGGGTGATGAATACTTCAAACTGTCATGCAAGCGGAACCTATCAAGACTGAGCCTTCTGAAAGAAATCCGTAGCTTAAGTGCTGCAGGGCCTGAACCTGCTTCTGTCTCAAAAGATTCAAGGAAGAGGAGAGATATGAGTGCTGTTCGAGTCTTGTACAGCCACCACTTGGATGAGGATATAATGAAGCAGCAGAAGAAG ATTCTGGCTCGACTAGGAGTTTCCATTGCATCTTCTATTATGGATGCCACACACTTCATAGCAGATCAATTTGTGCGAACAAGGAATATGTTGGAGGCTATTGCTTCTGGAAAACCAGTAGTGACACATTTATGGCTTGAGAGCTGTGGACAAGCTAGCTGTTTCATTGATGAGAAAAACTACATATTGAGAGATGccaagaaggaaaaggaatttGCCTTTAGCATGCCAGTTTCATTGGCACGTGCATCCCAGCATCCACTTCTGAAG GGTCGAAGAGTTTTGATTACCCCAAATACAAAGCCTGGGAAAGAAATCATTTCAAATTTGGTTAAAGCTGTTCAGGGCCAG GCGGTGGAGAGAACTGGCAGATCTACTCTGAAAGAGGATTATATTCCAGAGGATTTTTTGGTTCTATCTTGTGAAGAAGATTATGCAATCTGTGCACCTTTTCTTGAAAAAG GGGCAGCAGTTTACAGTTCAGAGTTGTTATTGAATGGTATAGTCACTCAGAGGTTGGAGTATGAAAG GCATCGCCTCTTTGCAGATAAGGTTAAAAGAACACGTTCTACGATATGGATCAGAAAGGACGACAATCAGTTCCTTCCTGTGactaaacaaaaataa